The DNA window CTCTGAAGGCGGGAGATGGCAGGGGATGAGGGCAAGGCTGGTCATTCTCATGTTAGCCGCGGGAGTGATCGTTGGGGTCGAGGCTTGCGGCGCGCCCAAGGCAAATGCGGTGAAGGACCTCTTTGCTCAGTTCGGGTGGATTGTCCTGGGAGAACCGGTGGAGGGTGAGGATATACTACCCGCCGAGTTCAAGGTTTGCCCCGGCTTCCCATGGCGTGTCTATGTGGATCTCTCTAAGGATGCCGGACTCGACTTCAGCCCGCTTGCGGGGGCCAGGGTGAAGACGGTGCGGTTCCGGGTCGAGGACTCGCAGGGCGAGCGGCTGAAGGAGATTCGCGAGTATCTTC is part of the Bacillota bacterium genome and encodes:
- a CDS encoding DUF4830 domain-containing protein; the protein is MRARLVILMLAAGVIVGVEACGAPKANAVKDLFAQFGWIVLGEPVEGEDILPAEFKVCPGFPWRVYVDLSKDAGLDFSPLAGARVKTVRFRVEDSQGERLKEIREYLLWGVALLDQEGKVVGAWLTYTDKQGSFAPGIPGYSLQGKTLEE